From a single Ensifer adhaerens genomic region:
- a CDS encoding RES domain-containing protein — MKLPSVTRIEWPQARRFIRVGTACVNIFDDIARPEDWTRLASAERKTDARLAESVGNIELVAEAHRVEDETGVLMGPFTHVSYDLPSRFSTGRYGVLYAANSLEAALLQTIHHHERFLRATGEAAGWVSSCQEIVLSVSADLHDIRDPEFSAWLHSENYAGAQGVAEPLHASGSHGIVYPSTRWPGGECVALFYPDLAANPVHGRIYDLHWNGTAVDYVREHDTDTVFRLDRS; from the coding sequence GTGAAACTTCCCTCCGTCACCCGCATCGAGTGGCCGCAGGCCCGTCGCTTCATTCGCGTGGGGACCGCATGCGTCAACATCTTCGACGACATCGCCCGGCCTGAAGACTGGACACGTCTGGCATCGGCCGAACGCAAGACGGATGCGCGCCTGGCTGAATCGGTCGGCAATATCGAACTCGTCGCCGAAGCGCACAGGGTCGAGGACGAAACCGGTGTCCTCATGGGCCCCTTCACCCATGTCAGCTATGACCTGCCGAGCCGCTTCTCCACCGGGCGCTATGGCGTTCTCTATGCAGCCAACTCGCTCGAGGCGGCGCTGCTGCAGACCATTCACCATCACGAACGCTTCCTGCGCGCGACGGGCGAGGCGGCTGGCTGGGTCTCTTCCTGCCAGGAAATCGTGCTCTCGGTCAGCGCGGATCTCCACGACATTCGCGATCCGGAATTTTCCGCATGGCTCCACAGCGAGAACTATGCCGGCGCCCAGGGCGTTGCCGAACCGCTGCATGCCTCCGGATCTCATGGCATCGTCTACCCGAGCACGCGCTGGCCGGGCGGCGAATGCGTCGCACTCTTCTATCCCGACCTTGCCGCCAATCCCGTTCATGGGCGGATTTACGATCTGCACTGGAATGGCACGGCCGTCGACTATGTGCGCGAGCATGATACGGACACCGTCTTCAGACTCGATCGCAGCTGA